One genomic segment of Pseudomonadota bacterium includes these proteins:
- a CDS encoding MBL fold metallo-hydrolase has translation MQKIITIDCHYAGQPLVAAAYLMIEGDEAAFIDNNTALAVPTLLEHLAAEGLAPENVKYLVITHVHLDHAGGTSALLKACPNAVVVAHPRAARHVIDPERLVGSARAVYGAETFDKLYGTIEPVPAERVREMEDGETLSFGQRTLTFLHTRGHANHHFCIVDSASHSIFTGDAFGLHYPALQADGPFAFPSTSPTDFDGPLARESVKRLVSLKPSCIYPTHFGPLDEIGQRGEQMLAHLAFSEALMLEAETSGHPDDQLESMIKQRLDTYFDQVLKDRGASDRQLYRDLMAMDLELNAQGLAFVAAKRRRKAREAASAG, from the coding sequence ATGCAGAAAATTATCACGATCGACTGCCACTACGCGGGGCAGCCCTTGGTCGCTGCGGCCTACCTCATGATCGAGGGTGATGAGGCGGCATTCATCGACAACAACACCGCTTTGGCGGTCCCGACACTGTTGGAGCACCTTGCGGCGGAGGGTTTGGCGCCCGAGAACGTCAAATATCTGGTCATTACCCACGTCCACCTAGACCACGCCGGCGGAACCTCGGCGCTGCTCAAGGCCTGCCCCAACGCGGTGGTGGTCGCACACCCACGCGCAGCCCGACATGTGATCGACCCGGAACGCCTGGTCGGCAGCGCGAGGGCCGTCTACGGCGCCGAGACGTTCGACAAGCTCTACGGCACCATCGAACCCGTGCCGGCAGAACGAGTCCGGGAGATGGAGGACGGCGAAACGCTGTCTTTTGGTCAGCGCACGCTCACCTTCCTGCACACCCGGGGCCATGCCAATCACCATTTCTGTATCGTCGACAGCGCCAGCCACAGCATCTTCACCGGGGACGCCTTCGGGCTCCACTACCCGGCCCTGCAGGCTGACGGCCCGTTTGCCTTTCCTTCCACGAGCCCGACGGACTTTGACGGGCCGCTGGCGCGCGAGTCAGTGAAGCGCCTGGTGTCGCTGAAGCCCAGCTGCATCTATCCAACCCACTTTGGGCCGCTGGACGAGATTGGCCAGCGCGGTGAGCAGATGCTGGCGCACCTGGCTTTTTCTGAGGCGCTGATGCTCGAAGCCGAGACGTCCGGGCATCCCGACGACCAGCTGGAGTCGATGATCAAGCAGCGGCTGGACACGTACTTTGATCAGGTGCTTAAGGACCGCGGCGCGAGCGATCGACAGCTCTATCGTGATTTGATGGCCATGGACCTGGAGCTCAACGCCCAGGGCCTGGCGTTTGTCGCGGCAAAGCGCCGGCGCAAAGCCCGCGAAGCCGCCTCAGCAGGATAG